The following proteins are encoded in a genomic region of Dehalococcoidia bacterium:
- a CDS encoding CoA transferase, with translation GHGQHVDISKQEAAMAYMRQEVSDYVATGEVTNRANAASYHRDIAPSKDGYITIHFINDKEWETFVKLMGNPEWTKSDKFKDVPGRKENHREMMRRITEWTRLHTKLDIYASAQALHSPTGVYLTPDELLASPQYAARDFFVDITDPSGRAWRVPRGPCEFSETPFAVRRPAPRLGEHNDDMLCGQLGVSREQLTGLRRTGVV, from the coding sequence CGGGCCACGGGCAACATGTGGACATCTCCAAGCAAGAGGCGGCCATGGCCTACATGCGCCAGGAAGTCAGCGACTACGTCGCCACGGGCGAGGTCACCAACCGCGCCAACGCCGCGTCGTACCACCGTGACATAGCCCCCAGCAAGGACGGCTACATCACGATCCACTTCATCAACGACAAGGAGTGGGAAACCTTTGTGAAGCTGATGGGCAACCCTGAATGGACGAAGAGCGACAAGTTCAAAGACGTGCCAGGCCGCAAAGAAAACCATCGGGAGATGATGCGGCGCATAACCGAGTGGACACGCCTGCACACCAAGCTGGACATTTACGCCAGCGCTCAGGCCTTGCACTCCCCCACGGGCGTGTACCTCACGCCGGACGAGCTGCTCGCATCGCCCCAGTACGCTGCCCGCGACTTTTTCGTGGACATCACGGACCCCTCAGGGCGTGCATGGCGCGTGCCACGGGGTCCGTGCGAGTTCTCTGAGACCCCCTTTGCGGTCCGGCGGCCCGCGCCCCGCCTCGGAGAGCACAACGATGATATGTTGTGCGGCCAGCTTGGGGTCTCCCGAGAACAACTGACGGGCCTCCGGCGGACAGGAGTCGTCTAG
- a CDS encoding CoA transferase — MQGNDLHAHRALSGVRIADFTWLAAGPYGTQLLSFLGAEVIRFETRKRLDSYRRTSSAPGVEGRMRALLFNDVNLNKMSLTVDLSTPEGLALALEVVRISDVVADNFSPGVMQRLGLGYERLRRIRPDIIVISSSACGSAGPEARVVGYAPTFSALAGWGHLMGFPDMPPAEIGRDTDLRVGSAGAFSVLAALHYRESTGRGQFIDLSAREALTCSIGDLLLESQMTGRSPMRQANRKPGMAPHGVYRCKGEDAWVTIAVGSEEEWAALCAATGRPQWRDDPRFRDIYLRCKHQDELDALIGEWTLPRTPAEVTDILQGVGVAAMPCPTNRDLLADRHQRFRGSFSDIQHPELGPITVMGAPWKFSDTPVQPPAPSPLVGQHTDWVLASLLGQRPAEIARLTEANVLY, encoded by the coding sequence ATGCAAGGAAACGATCTTCACGCGCACCGCGCTTTGAGCGGGGTGCGCATAGCGGACTTCACATGGCTTGCGGCGGGGCCATACGGCACCCAGCTTCTCTCCTTTCTGGGCGCGGAGGTCATCCGCTTTGAGACTCGAAAGCGGCTGGACAGCTACCGTCGCACGTCATCGGCGCCCGGCGTCGAAGGACGCATGCGCGCTCTCCTCTTCAACGATGTGAACCTTAATAAGATGTCGCTGACCGTGGACCTCTCCACCCCTGAGGGCCTCGCGCTCGCCTTGGAGGTGGTCCGGATAAGCGACGTGGTCGCGGACAACTTCAGTCCCGGGGTGATGCAGCGGCTCGGCCTGGGCTATGAGCGCCTGCGCAGGATACGCCCAGACATCATCGTCATTTCCTCGTCGGCGTGCGGCTCCGCCGGCCCGGAGGCGCGGGTCGTGGGCTACGCGCCCACGTTCTCCGCCCTCGCGGGATGGGGACACCTCATGGGATTCCCGGACATGCCCCCCGCCGAGATAGGACGCGACACCGACCTGCGAGTTGGCTCCGCGGGCGCCTTCTCCGTTCTCGCCGCCCTGCACTATCGAGAGAGCACCGGCCGCGGCCAGTTCATTGACCTCTCCGCGCGCGAAGCGCTGACCTGCTCCATCGGCGACCTTCTTTTGGAGAGCCAGATGACGGGCAGGTCGCCCATGCGTCAGGCGAACCGAAAGCCCGGCATGGCCCCTCACGGCGTGTACCGTTGCAAGGGCGAGGACGCCTGGGTGACGATTGCGGTCGGCTCGGAGGAGGAGTGGGCGGCCCTGTGCGCGGCTACCGGACGTCCCCAGTGGAGAGACGACCCGCGCTTTCGTGATATCTACCTCCGGTGCAAGCACCAGGATGAGCTGGACGCTCTGATTGGAGAATGGACGCTCCCGCGGACGCCCGCCGAGGTGACGGACATTCTGCAGGGAGTCGGCGTCGCCGCGATGCCCTGCCCGACGAACCGCGACCTGCTGGCGGACAGGCACCAGCGCTTCCGCGGCAGCTTCTCAGACATACAGCATCCCGAGCTTGGCCCCATCACGGTGATGGGCGCTCCCTGGAAGTTCTCGGACACCCCCGTGCAGCCGCCCGCGCCATCGCCGCTCGTCGGCCAGCACACCGACTGGGTGCTCGCCAGCCTCCTCGGCCAAAGGCCCGCGGAGATCGCCCGGCTCACCGAGGCCAACGTGCTCTATTAG
- a CDS encoding DUF1080 domain-containing protein, translated as MKDNFASDSGFWLYGGSAYRDLQNAYVVLTQPTSRKTVGLVWLKQDVRSDFTVSFRYRIGGGGGADGMVFMFYKKKDYTPGTGGSLGFADANCLAVPGYGIEFDTWKNSGDCGIFDPTPNEVALIKDHPKNHVVSVQDNRTNDNQWHTATVLVQHENIAVSIDGAVVLRWSGPLDKTYGGMGFASGVGDAANWHIIDDVQIVPVGP; from the coding sequence GTGAAGGATAATTTTGCTTCGGACAGCGGTTTTTGGCTGTACGGAGGAAGTGCCTATCGTGATCTTCAAAATGCCTATGTCGTCCTGACACAGCCAACCAGCCGCAAAACGGTCGGCCTAGTCTGGCTGAAACAGGATGTCCGGTCAGACTTCACGGTCAGCTTCCGTTATCGTATCGGGGGCGGTGGCGGCGCTGACGGTATGGTGTTCATGTTCTACAAGAAGAAAGACTACACACCGGGCACGGGAGGAAGCCTGGGGTTCGCGGACGCGAACTGTCTTGCTGTCCCGGGCTACGGTATAGAGTTTGATACGTGGAAGAACAGTGGAGACTGCGGAATATTCGACCCGACTCCGAACGAGGTGGCCCTAATAAAAGACCATCCCAAAAATCACGTGGTGTCGGTGCAAGACAACAGAACAAATGACAACCAATGGCATACGGCTACTGTGCTAGTGCAGCATGAGAATATCGCGGTTTCTATAGATGGTGCGGTTGTTCTGCGCTGGAGCGGGCCTCTGGACAAGACCTACGGCGGTATGGGCTTTGCATCTGGCGTAGGCGACGCTGCTAATTGGCACATCATAGACGATGTTCAGATTGTCCCCGTAGGACCGTAA
- a CDS encoding methyltransferase domain-containing protein, protein MRQLLWNIFYLLGRAPWDTGVTPPEVVDLIEGGRVPPGRALDIGCGTGTNAIYLARHGFQSVGVDAAWLAVRRARQKARRAGVSATFHTGDVLRLGTPKGPAIAAPFDFVLDIGCFHSLAAEQRQSYAAMLRRVLRVEGYYMLYAWGPREMNGRPVGLTPDETRVALGDEFRAVWVRGGEERGAASYWYLFQRVRP, encoded by the coding sequence ATGCGTCAACTTTTGTGGAACATCTTCTACCTGCTCGGCAGGGCGCCCTGGGATACGGGCGTCACGCCGCCGGAGGTCGTTGATCTGATTGAGGGAGGGCGGGTCCCGCCGGGCCGCGCCCTGGACATCGGGTGCGGGACGGGCACCAACGCCATCTACCTGGCCCGGCATGGATTTCAGAGTGTGGGAGTGGACGCCGCGTGGCTCGCCGTCCGGCGTGCGCGGCAGAAGGCGCGGCGGGCCGGCGTGTCCGCGACGTTCCACACCGGCGACGTCCTGCGACTGGGGACACCGAAGGGTCCCGCCATCGCCGCTCCATTCGATTTTGTCCTGGATATCGGGTGTTTTCACAGCCTGGCCGCCGAGCAGCGGCAGTCGTACGCCGCCATGCTGCGGCGGGTGCTGCGCGTCGAGGGATACTACATGCTGTACGCATGGGGCCCGCGCGAGATGAACGGGCGTCCGGTCGGGCTGACCCCCGACGAGACGCGGGTCGCGCTGGGGGACGAGTTCCGCGCCGTCTGGGTCCGCGGAGGCGAGGAGCGCGGCGCGGCGTCGTACTGGTACCTGTTCCAGAGGGTGCGTCCATGA
- a CDS encoding SDR family NAD(P)-dependent oxidoreductase, translated as MHDLKDKVAIVTGAGGMGGIGRAIALRLARDGAHVVLADIERPPDRLPPDEVSAGWRGIQSVAEEVRALGRRAVPVVTDITRTEQVERLVESAVRELGGVDILVNNARAVGNYAAPVVELDENEWDHVMAVNARGTFLCCRAVMRWMLGARRGGVIVNISSIAGRQGTAGNSAYSASKFAVIGFTQSLALEAAPHGIRVNAVCPGAVNTGRFKIEEKLAADRAGLTYAEYQARRVAARAREIPLGRVATPDDVAAMVAFLASGEAAQITGQSFSVDGGEVMR; from the coding sequence ATGCACGACCTGAAGGACAAGGTGGCTATCGTCACGGGGGCCGGCGGCATGGGAGGCATCGGCAGGGCCATCGCTCTGCGGCTGGCGCGGGATGGCGCGCACGTCGTCCTCGCCGACATCGAGCGGCCGCCGGACCGGCTCCCGCCGGACGAGGTGAGCGCGGGCTGGCGCGGCATCCAGAGCGTCGCGGAGGAGGTCCGCGCGCTGGGCCGACGTGCGGTGCCCGTCGTCACCGACATCACGCGCACCGAGCAGGTGGAGCGGCTGGTCGAGTCGGCGGTGCGCGAGCTCGGCGGTGTGGACATTCTCGTGAATAACGCTCGCGCGGTGGGCAACTACGCGGCCCCGGTGGTGGAGCTGGACGAGAACGAATGGGACCACGTGATGGCGGTGAACGCGCGCGGCACGTTCCTCTGCTGCCGCGCGGTCATGCGCTGGATGCTGGGCGCGCGGCGCGGCGGCGTCATCGTGAACATCTCGTCCATCGCGGGCAGGCAGGGGACGGCGGGGAACTCGGCGTACAGCGCGTCCAAGTTCGCGGTCATCGGCTTCACGCAGTCGCTGGCGCTGGAGGCCGCGCCCCACGGCATTCGCGTGAACGCCGTCTGCCCGGGCGCGGTCAATACGGGGCGATTCAAGATAGAGGAGAAGCTCGCCGCCGACCGCGCGGGGCTGACCTACGCGGAGTACCAGGCGCGGCGCGTCGCGGCGCGGGCGCGGGAGATTCCGCTGGGCCGCGTGGCCACGCCCGACGACGTCGCGGCGATGGTCGCGTTCCTCGCGTCCGGCGAAGCGGCGCAGATCACCGGCCAGTCGTTTTCGGTGGACGGCGGCGAGGTGATGCGGTAG